One window of the Anolis sagrei isolate rAnoSag1 chromosome 5, rAnoSag1.mat, whole genome shotgun sequence genome contains the following:
- the LOC132762761 gene encoding C-type lectin domain family 4 member F-like: protein MAPKAKAPAKPAAAKPAAVTPAAVTPAAATSAAVMPAEAKPSVVMPAAKEGAKDNGGKARAKETAQKLRQRSSAMFRNFPFNMASPKNLWIGLQVAAVFGVIVFIVSIFVYKSWTNANNLISTEKRLNDLRHTMSIGMRDRDMNYANHARLSHEIVKLPFYIDNTQKEYEEQKKKYRALFNKETKSVNGWDIYGNNLYYISKRKKSWFDAENFCQSRDAHLASILTSEEQNYITAQIGEPFWIGLTDENVEGNWEWTDGSQVTTEQWFPTCGSPGILALHSQKSQQLVNWLGFWGVDWALSKQNFSRGHEAAERDCAFVEYSSGNWLYSWKDGNCYELKRWICKEAVTVANDKFSQTF from the exons ATGGCTCCCAAGGCAAAGGCACCAGCCAAGCCAGCAGCGGCCAAGCCAGCAGCGGTCACGCCAGCAGCGGTCACGCCAGCAGCGGCCACATCAGCAGCGGTCATGCCAGCAGAGGCCAAGCCATCAGTGGTCATGCCAGCAGCAAAGGAAGGTGCAAAGGACAACGGTGGCAAAGCAAGAGCTAAAGAAACGGCCCAAAAGCTCCGCCAGCGGTCATCAGCCATGTTCAGGAACTTCCCTTTCAACATGGCTTCTCCCAAGAATCTCTGGATCGGTCTTCAGGTTGCTGCAGTCTTCGGCGTTATCGTCTTCATCGTCTCGATCTTCGTCT ATAAATCTTGGACGAATGCAAACAATCTCATCTCCACAGAAAAACGCCTGAATGACCTGAGGCATACGATGTCGATTGGAATGAGGGATAGGGATATGAACTATGCAAACC ATGCCAGACTGTCCCACGAAATCGTGAAGTTACCCTTTTACATAGATAACACTCAAAAGGAATAtgaggaacagaagaaaaaatatC GAGCCTTGTTCAATAAGGAGACCAAGTCTGTGAACGGCTGGGACATCTATGGGAACAATCTCTATTATATTTCCAAAAGGAAAAAGTCTTGGTTTGATGCTGAGAACTTCTGCCAGTCCAGAGACGCCCATTTGGCCTCCATCTTGACCAGCGAGGAACAG AACTACATCACCGCTCAGATTGGGGAGCCTTTCTGGATTGGACTCACAGACGAAAACGTGGAAGGCAACTGGGAATGGACAGATGGCTCCCAAGTGACCACAGA gcagtggttccccacctgtgggtctccaggtattttggccctccactcccagaagtcccaacagctggtcaactggctgggattttggggagtg gactggGCTCTCAGCAAGCAGAACTTCTCAAGGGGCCACGAAGCGGCGGAGAGAGACTGCGCCTTCGTGGAGTATTCCTCGGGCAACTGGCTCTATTCCTGGAAAGACGGGAACTGCTACGAACTCAAGAGGTGGATCTGCAAGGAAGCCGTCACCGTTGCCAATGACAAATTCAGCCAAACTTTCTGA